The genomic region AGATGGACTACCTGATGAACGCCATTCACGCCTGCAAGGCCGGCGCCAACCGTGTCCATTTGCTTAGCGGTGAATTCCAGGGTAGCTTGCTTCAGGAAGTGTTTTCCGCCCGCGGTGACGGTACCATGGTGTACGCCAACCAGTATTCCAGTATCCGCCCGGCAACCATGGACGATATTCCCGATATTCTGCGTATTATGCAGGACTACATCGACAAGGGATTCCTTGTGCCCCGTACCCAGGAAAGCATTTCCGAAAAGCTCAAGGACTACGTGGTGTACAGCATCGATAACAGCATTCACGGCTGTGGCGCCCTCCATGAATTCGAGGACGGTTTTGCAGAAGTGGCCGGCATCGCTGTCAGCGCCAACTACCGCAAGTCCGGTATTGGCGACGCTATCGTTCGCCACCTGATTGAAGTGGGCCGTATGAAGGGCTACAAGAAGTTGTTCCTCCTGACCACCCAGGCTCTGGACTGGTTCTA from Fibrobacter sp. harbors:
- a CDS encoding GNAT family N-acetyltransferase, with amino-acid sequence MDYLMNAIHACKAGANRVHLLSGEFQGSLLQEVFSARGDGTMVYANQYSSIRPATMDDIPDILRIMQDYIDKGFLVPRTQESISEKLKDYVVYSIDNSIHGCGALHEFEDGFAEVAGIAVSANYRKSGIGDAIVRHLIEVGRMKGYKKLFLLTTQALDWFYHFGFVDGTVEELPKSKRDHYNHKRKSRILMLPLEK